One window of Candidatus Chlorobium masyuteum genomic DNA carries:
- the scpA gene encoding methylmalonyl-CoA mutase — translation MRPDFSEIDIFSSALVASGNDIPAPTTCWTTAEGIEIQSRYGSADSEQIDNLDFAPGFAPYPGGPYTTMYTTRPWTIRQYAGFSTAEESNHFYRQNLAAGQKGLSVAFDLPTHRGYDSDHERVIGDVGKAGVAVDSVEDMKILFDRIPLGDISVSMTMNGAVLPVMAFYIVAAEEQGVTADRLSGTIQNDILKEFMVRNTYIYPPEPSMKIIADIFRYTSSRMPKFNSISISGYHMQEAGATADLELAFTLADGLEYIRAGLKAGLDIDAFAPRLSFFWATGMNYFMEIAKLRAARMLWAKIVKQFNPKSPKSLMLRSHCQTSGWSLTEQDPFNNITRTCLEALAASLGHTQSLHTNALDEAIALPTPFSARIARNTQLYLQEETDITRSIDPWAGSSYVEYLTKELAEKAWKIISDIEAAGGMVKAIEKGIPKLQIEEAATRKQARIDSGKDVIVGVNGYRTSSKTDIELLEVDNTLVLKQQIKRLETIKRERNSQACTLALRAIEACAASGEGNLLELAVEAARKRATLGEISSACEKSFGRYRSTIRLNSNVYMSQMHDNPLFKEAQGLADRFAALEGRRPRIMVSKVGQDGHDRGAKVIAAGFADIGFDVDISPLFQTPEEVVQQALDNDVHIIGISSLAAGHKTLIPKIIELLGAHDRADILVIAGGIIPEKDHVFLYDKGVAGIFGPGTVIADAAVKTLNLLIARFE, via the coding sequence ATGAGACCGGACTTTTCAGAGATCGATATTTTTTCCTCCGCACTCGTCGCTTCCGGGAACGACATCCCGGCTCCGACGACCTGCTGGACAACCGCTGAAGGTATTGAGATACAATCACGCTACGGCAGTGCCGACAGTGAGCAAATCGACAACCTTGACTTCGCTCCCGGTTTTGCCCCCTACCCCGGTGGACCCTATACCACCATGTACACGACCAGACCGTGGACAATACGGCAGTATGCCGGGTTTTCAACGGCCGAAGAGTCCAACCACTTCTACCGTCAAAACCTCGCTGCCGGTCAGAAGGGACTCTCTGTAGCCTTCGACCTCCCAACACACCGCGGTTACGACTCCGATCACGAACGGGTAATCGGGGATGTCGGCAAGGCCGGTGTTGCCGTTGACTCGGTTGAGGACATGAAGATCCTCTTCGACCGCATTCCCCTCGGCGACATCTCCGTCTCCATGACCATGAACGGAGCGGTGCTTCCGGTCATGGCCTTTTATATTGTTGCTGCCGAAGAGCAGGGTGTAACCGCCGACCGGCTCAGCGGTACAATCCAGAACGATATTCTCAAGGAGTTCATGGTTCGCAACACCTATATCTACCCGCCTGAACCCTCCATGAAAATCATTGCCGACATCTTCCGCTACACCAGCAGCCGCATGCCGAAATTCAACTCTATCAGCATTTCGGGCTACCACATGCAGGAGGCCGGAGCCACGGCTGATCTTGAACTGGCCTTCACCCTTGCCGACGGGCTTGAATATATCCGGGCAGGTCTGAAAGCCGGACTTGACATTGACGCTTTTGCCCCCCGCCTCTCCTTCTTCTGGGCGACGGGCATGAACTATTTTATGGAGATCGCCAAATTGAGGGCGGCACGGATGCTGTGGGCTAAAATCGTCAAACAGTTCAATCCGAAAAGCCCGAAATCCCTGATGCTCCGCTCTCATTGTCAGACCTCCGGATGGAGCCTGACCGAACAGGACCCGTTCAACAACATCACACGGACCTGTCTGGAAGCCCTTGCGGCATCGCTCGGTCACACCCAGTCGCTGCATACCAATGCCCTGGATGAAGCCATAGCTCTGCCTACCCCTTTTTCTGCCCGGATTGCCCGTAATACCCAGCTCTATTTGCAGGAGGAGACCGATATAACCCGCAGCATCGACCCGTGGGCAGGCTCCTCGTATGTTGAATATCTGACGAAAGAGCTTGCCGAAAAAGCCTGGAAGATCATCAGCGACATAGAGGCCGCCGGAGGTATGGTCAAGGCAATTGAAAAAGGAATTCCGAAGCTCCAGATCGAAGAAGCGGCAACCCGCAAGCAGGCAAGAATCGACAGCGGCAAGGATGTGATTGTCGGGGTCAACGGCTACAGAACCAGCAGCAAAACCGATATCGAACTGCTTGAAGTTGACAACACCCTTGTATTGAAGCAGCAGATCAAACGGCTTGAAACCATCAAACGTGAACGCAACAGCCAAGCCTGCACCCTCGCACTCAGGGCTATCGAAGCGTGTGCCGCCTCCGGAGAGGGAAATCTGCTGGAGCTTGCCGTTGAAGCTGCACGAAAAAGAGCTACATTGGGAGAGATCTCCTCGGCCTGTGAAAAGAGTTTCGGACGATACCGTTCGACCATCAGGCTCAACAGCAATGTCTATATGTCGCAGATGCACGATAACCCGCTATTCAAGGAGGCACAGGGGCTTGCCGACCGGTTTGCTGCACTTGAAGGCCGCAGACCCAGAATCATGGTCTCGAAAGTCGGACAGGACGGACATGACCGGGGAGCAAAAGTTATAGCGGCGGGATTTGCCGATATCGGTTTTGATGTCGATATCAGCCCCCTCTTCCAGACCCCTGAGGAGGTTGTGCAGCAGGCTCTTGACAATGACGTGCACATTATCGGCATATCAAGCCTTGCTGCCGGTCACAAAACACTTATACCGAAAATTATCGAGCTGCTTGGCGCCCATGACCGGGCAGATATTCTCGTCATTGCCGGAGGCATCATCCCTGAAAAAGACCATGTTTTTCTCTATGATAAAGGGGTTGCGGGCATTTTCGGGCCGGGAACAGTCATAGCTGATGCTGCGGTAAAAACCCTGAATCTGCTTATTGCAAGGTTTGAATAA
- a CDS encoding methylmalonyl-CoA mutase subunit beta — MTQSRPDSLFHEFPAISRETWKKRVVADLGDKPFESIVWHTPDGFDLEPWYAHDEEAKRVAVPATKTANSWVNCHKVTVLDPKSANADALTSLSRDASALEFCISDRAHCSPEHLTTLFAGIETSAIAIYFSGNLPPATELLETLLALPCFKATTGGFLAPPPLASKELDHKLFELADALPQFTLFGVDTTLYHEAGSTAAQEIALALGGTSDLLHRFIEAGIPAERIASAIELILPVGSSHFTELAKPRAVRALLPLLLKAYGATGSIQPRLFARTSERNRSLLDPYTNLLRQTTESISAILGGYDTLQIAPFDNGLSVREDIASRITGNIHLVLKEEAWLDRVVDPASGSNYLETLTAKLAESGWSIFKTFEAAGGLDAAGRCGIVGSLIAASSSERERAVSKRKKTLIGVNRYPWPLTAEQEENSAAIMNAAETLPASNETAAFERLRLKTLSAKEHGGKIPSVVIWMVGDPAISFRQAAFCEDFFKCGGFDIAAVSALPIENSSYDTVLQHKPDIIVLCIARKDPVPSALGIAAALANRHSGITIMAGKPPAEHESLLGAGIDSFIYTGVDVLEMLKSFQRKTGVQ; from the coding sequence ATGACACAATCCCGGCCTGATTCACTCTTTCACGAGTTTCCGGCAATCAGCCGGGAGACCTGGAAAAAGAGGGTTGTTGCGGATCTCGGTGATAAACCTTTTGAGAGTATAGTCTGGCATACGCCTGACGGGTTTGATCTTGAGCCCTGGTATGCTCATGATGAAGAGGCAAAGCGCGTTGCTGTACCGGCAACAAAAACCGCTAACAGCTGGGTAAACTGCCATAAAGTAACCGTTCTCGACCCGAAAAGCGCCAATGCCGACGCATTGACATCACTCTCCCGGGACGCCTCAGCACTCGAGTTCTGTATATCCGACAGGGCACACTGCTCACCGGAACATCTCACTACCCTTTTTGCCGGCATCGAAACTTCGGCCATTGCGATCTATTTTTCCGGAAACCTTCCCCCCGCCACCGAGCTCCTTGAAACCCTGCTCGCTCTTCCCTGTTTCAAAGCAACAACCGGCGGGTTTCTTGCGCCACCCCCACTTGCCTCAAAAGAGCTGGACCACAAACTTTTTGAACTGGCCGATGCGCTTCCGCAATTCACGCTCTTCGGTGTCGATACAACCCTCTATCATGAGGCGGGATCAACGGCGGCACAGGAGATCGCCCTGGCGCTCGGAGGCACAAGCGACCTCCTTCACCGCTTTATTGAAGCCGGAATTCCGGCAGAACGGATTGCTTCGGCCATTGAACTTATCCTTCCTGTCGGTTCAAGCCATTTTACGGAACTGGCCAAACCGAGGGCAGTGCGGGCACTTCTCCCCCTCCTCCTCAAAGCATACGGCGCAACAGGCTCGATTCAGCCCCGCCTCTTTGCCAGAACATCCGAAAGAAACCGCTCACTGCTCGACCCCTATACCAATCTGCTCCGGCAGACAACCGAATCGATTTCAGCAATTCTCGGAGGCTACGACACCCTTCAGATTGCCCCTTTTGACAACGGCTTATCGGTAAGAGAGGATATCGCATCCCGAATCACCGGCAACATACACCTCGTGCTCAAGGAGGAGGCATGGCTTGACCGTGTTGTTGATCCGGCATCGGGATCAAATTACCTTGAAACCCTGACAGCAAAACTGGCAGAATCCGGATGGTCAATCTTTAAAACCTTTGAAGCTGCCGGAGGTCTTGACGCTGCCGGGAGATGCGGTATCGTAGGGAGCCTGATAGCCGCCTCTTCATCAGAGCGGGAGCGCGCTGTCAGCAAACGAAAAAAAACACTTATCGGCGTCAACCGCTACCCCTGGCCCCTTACGGCGGAGCAGGAGGAGAACAGCGCGGCCATTATGAATGCAGCAGAAACATTGCCTGCCAGTAATGAGACGGCGGCGTTTGAACGGTTGAGACTGAAAACGCTTTCGGCCAAAGAGCATGGCGGTAAAATCCCGTCAGTTGTTATCTGGATGGTCGGCGATCCGGCCATAAGCTTCCGGCAGGCTGCATTCTGCGAGGATTTCTTCAAATGCGGAGGTTTCGACATTGCCGCTGTCTCGGCTTTGCCGATAGAAAACTCCTCGTACGACACAGTTCTGCAACACAAGCCGGACATTATTGTACTCTGCATTGCCCGGAAAGATCCGGTACCTTCAGCTCTTGGTATTGCGGCTGCTCTGGCCAATCGTCATTCCGGCATTACCATCATGGCCGGAAAACCCCCGGCAGAACATGAAAGCCTCCTCGGTGCCGGAATTGACAGCTTTATCTATACCGGTGTTGATGTTCTTGAGATGCTGAAATCCTTCCAACGTAAAACCGGAGTGCAATGA